A single genomic interval of Lathyrus oleraceus cultivar Zhongwan6 chromosome 7, CAAS_Psat_ZW6_1.0, whole genome shotgun sequence harbors:
- the LOC127103504 gene encoding uncharacterized protein LOC127103504, protein MGSGNSSSVVVDATEAQRNMYRDMRKKDQKAIFYIHHLVTLLLTNGKKKSKEENIAKGEFDNDEIVLLIASESDGRYLVDWWYMYTGCSNHLTGNKLWLINFDYRKRTKIIYADDKYLNAKGMRNVKVKVKNGKIVLIKDVWYVYGTKRNTTSVGQLIEKGFFSYYAGQSLEVV, encoded by the exons ATGGGCAGTGGAAATAGTAGCT CGGTTGTAGTAGATGCAACTGAAGCACAAAGGAACATGTATAGAGAtatgaggaagaaggatcagaaagctatattctacatccatca TTTAGTCACTTTGCTGCTGACTAATggtaaaaaaaaatcaaaagaagAAAATATAGCCAAAGGAGAGTTTGATAATGATGAAATTGTGTTATTGATTGCTTCTGAGTCTGATGGTAGGTATTTggtagactggtggtatatgTACACTGGCTGCTCAAATCACTTAACTGGAAACAAATTATGGCTGATTAATTTTGACTATagaaagaggacaaagatcaTATATGCTGATGATAAGTATCTGAATGCTAAAGGAATGAGAAATGTCAAGGTAAAAGTGAAGAATGGTAAAATTGTTCTGATCAAGGATGTTTGGTATGTTTATGGCACGAAGAGAAATACGACGAGTGTAGGTCAGCTAATTGAGAAAGGGTTTTTTAGTTACTATGCAGGACAATCTCTTGAGGTTGTATAA